From a region of the Streptococcus ruminantium genome:
- a CDS encoding transposase: MAKKGSKFTKYPPEFKIQVVEDYLSGKSGGMDSIVKKYGLKSNNQVLTWTRKYRENPQLLHQDLRGAKSTGRPKSTNLDEMTIEEQNAFLRMENDILKTLRTLLRK; the protein is encoded by the coding sequence ATGGCTAAAAAAGGAAGTAAATTTACAAAGTATCCACCTGAATTCAAAATACAAGTAGTCGAGGACTATCTTAGTGGGAAAAGTGGTGGTATGGACTCAATTGTAAAAAAGTATGGCTTGAAATCAAACAATCAAGTCCTCACATGGACTAGAAAATATCGCGAAAATCCACAATTGCTCCACCAAGATTTAAGAGGTGCTAAATCAACTGGTCGCCCAAAATCAACCAATCTTGATGAAATGACAATAGAGGAACAGAATGCCTTTCTTCGTATGGAGAATGACATTTTAAAAACTTTAAGGACTCTCCTCAGAAAGTGA